One Leclercia pneumoniae genomic region harbors:
- a CDS encoding ABC transporter permease: MFHRLWTLIRKELQSLLREPQTRAILVLPVLIQVLLFPFAATLEVTNATIAIYNEDNGKHSVELTQRFARAKAFTHVLLLKSPQEIQPTIDTQKALLLVRFPADFSRNLDRLQTAPMQLILDGRNSNSAQIAANYLQQVVKEYQQELMADKPKPNNSELVVRNWYNPNLDYKWFVVPSLIAMITTIGVMIVTSLSVAREREQGTLDQLLVSPLATWQIFVGKAVPALIVATFQATIVLGIGIWAYHIPFAGSLALFYFTMVIYGLSLVGFGLLISALCSTQQQAFIGVFVFMMPAILLSGYVSPVENMPVWLQNLTWVNPIRHFTDITKQIYLKDASLDIVWGSLWPLLVIAATTGSVAYAMFRRNIA, from the coding sequence ATGTTTCATCGTTTATGGACGTTAATTCGTAAAGAGCTACAGTCGCTGCTGCGTGAGCCGCAGACCCGCGCCATTCTGGTGCTACCGGTGCTCATTCAGGTGCTGTTATTCCCCTTCGCCGCCACCCTGGAGGTGACCAACGCCACTATTGCTATCTATAACGAAGACAATGGTAAACATTCGGTAGAGCTGACCCAGCGCTTTGCCCGCGCTAAAGCCTTTACTCACGTGCTGCTGCTGAAAAGCCCACAGGAGATCCAGCCTACCATCGATACCCAAAAGGCGCTGTTGCTGGTGCGCTTCCCGGCCGATTTTTCGCGCAACCTGGACAGGCTGCAAACCGCCCCTATGCAATTAATTCTGGATGGGCGGAACTCCAACAGTGCCCAGATTGCCGCGAACTATCTGCAGCAGGTGGTGAAGGAGTATCAGCAAGAGCTGATGGCGGACAAACCCAAACCGAACAACAGCGAACTGGTGGTGCGCAACTGGTATAACCCTAACCTCGACTACAAGTGGTTTGTGGTGCCGTCGCTTATCGCCATGATCACCACCATTGGGGTGATGATCGTCACTTCGCTCTCCGTGGCCCGTGAACGGGAACAGGGCACGCTCGACCAACTGCTGGTCTCGCCGCTGGCCACCTGGCAAATCTTTGTTGGTAAAGCGGTACCGGCGCTGATTGTCGCGACGTTCCAGGCGACCATCGTGCTGGGGATCGGTATCTGGGCCTATCACATCCCCTTCGCGGGGTCGCTGGCGCTGTTTTACTTCACGATGGTGATCTATGGTCTGTCGCTGGTGGGATTTGGGCTGTTGATCTCGGCGCTTTGCTCTACGCAGCAGCAGGCCTTTATCGGGGTGTTTGTCTTTATGATGCCCGCCATTTTGCTGTCGGGGTATGTTTCGCCGGTCGAGAACATGCCGGTATGGCTACAGAATCTGACGTGGGTAAACCCTATTCGTCACTTTACCGATATTACCAAGCAGATCTACCTGAAGGACGCGAGTCTGGATATTGTCTGGGGAAGTTTGTGGCCGCTACTGGTGATAGCGGCCACGACGGGCTCAGTGGCCTACGCGATGTTTAGACGCAATATCGCGTAG
- a CDS encoding Bax inhibitor-1/YccA family protein, with the protein MDRFPRSDSIVQQTRSGLQTYMAQVYGWMTVGLLLTAFIAWYAANTPELMMFIFSSKVTFFGLIIAQLGLVFVLSGLVHKLSAGMATTLFMLYSALTGLTLSSIFLVYTYSSIASTFVVAGGMFGAMSLYGYTTKRDLSGFGNMLFMALIGIVLASLVNFWLKSEALMWAVTYIGVIVFVGLTAYDTQKLKNIGEQMDVRDSSNLRKYAILGALTLYLDFINLFLMLLRIFGNRR; encoded by the coding sequence ATGGATCGATTTCCGCGTTCCGATTCGATAGTTCAGCAGACCCGCAGCGGGCTGCAGACCTATATGGCGCAGGTGTACGGCTGGATGACGGTCGGGCTGCTGCTAACCGCGTTTATCGCCTGGTATGCGGCGAATACGCCTGAGTTGATGATGTTTATCTTCTCAAGCAAAGTCACCTTCTTTGGGCTGATCATTGCGCAACTGGGGCTGGTATTTGTGCTCTCAGGCCTGGTGCATAAGCTCAGCGCCGGGATGGCAACAACGCTATTTATGCTCTATTCGGCGCTGACGGGGCTCACGCTCTCCAGCATCTTCCTCGTCTATACCTACTCATCTATCGCCAGCACCTTTGTGGTGGCCGGTGGGATGTTTGGTGCCATGAGTCTGTATGGCTACACCACCAAACGTGACTTGAGCGGCTTCGGCAATATGCTGTTTATGGCGCTGATTGGTATCGTGTTGGCTTCGCTGGTGAACTTCTGGCTGAAGAGCGAGGCGTTGATGTGGGCGGTGACCTATATCGGGGTGATTGTCTTTGTCGGGCTGACGGCTTACGACACTCAGAAGCTGAAAAACATCGGCGAGCAGATGGATGTGCGTGACAGTAGCAACCTGCGTAAATACGCCATTCTGGGGGCGTTGACCCTCTATCTGGACTTCATCAACCTGTTCCTGATGCTGCTGCGTATTTTCGGCAACCGCCGTTAA
- the moaD gene encoding molybdopterin synthase sulfur carrier subunit → MIKILFFAQVRELVNTDSLTLDATFDDVEALRAHLAGQGDRWALALEPGKLLAAVNQTLVEFNHPVRAGDEVAFFPPVTGG, encoded by the coding sequence ATGATTAAAATTCTGTTTTTTGCGCAGGTGCGCGAGCTGGTTAATACCGACAGCCTGACGCTGGATGCCACCTTCGACGATGTTGAAGCGCTGCGTGCGCACCTGGCGGGGCAGGGTGACCGATGGGCACTGGCGCTGGAACCCGGCAAACTGCTGGCGGCGGTCAACCAGACCCTCGTTGAGTTTAACCATCCCGTCCGTGCCGGTGACGAAGTCGCCTTTTTCCCACCGGTCACCGGAGGCTAA
- a CDS encoding ATP-binding cassette domain-containing protein, with protein sequence MNDAVIELTGLLKTFPGMDRPAVAPLNCTLQKGYVTGLVGPDGAGKTTLMRMLAGLLKPDDGQARVLGLDPIEDDRALHALLGYMPQKFGLYEDLTVMENLTLYADLRSVTGETRQKTFQRLLEFTALGPFTGRLAGKLSGGMKQKLGLACTLVGEPKVLLLDEPGVGVDPISRRELWQMVHELAGDGMLILWSTSYLDEAEQCRDVLLMNEGKLLYQGDPTALTAGMNGRSFLLHSPDENNRRLLQRVLTLPQVSDGMIQGKSVRLILKKEASAEDIRRAPGMPDIVMNETAPRFEDAFIDLLGGAGTEESPLGAILHTVEGTPGETVIEAKSLTKKFGDFAATDDVNFAVKRGEIFGLLGPNGAGKSTTFKMMCGLLVPTSGKALVLDMDLKVSSGKARQHLGYMAQKFSLYGNLTVEQNLRFFSGVYGLRGRAQNDKIARMSEAFGLKSIASHATDALPLGFKQRLALACSLMHEPDILFLDEPTSGVDPLTRREFWLHINSMVEKGVTVMVTTHFMDEAEYCDRIGLVYRGKLIAHGTPDDLKAQAADEAMPDPTMEQAFITLINDWDKEQGHGA encoded by the coding sequence ATGAATGATGCGGTTATTGAACTCACAGGACTGCTGAAGACGTTTCCCGGAATGGACCGCCCGGCCGTGGCGCCCCTGAACTGTACCCTGCAAAAGGGCTACGTGACCGGGCTTGTCGGCCCGGACGGTGCCGGAAAGACAACCCTGATGCGTATGCTCGCCGGGCTGCTCAAGCCCGACGACGGGCAGGCGCGGGTACTGGGGTTAGATCCCATCGAAGACGATCGCGCCCTGCACGCCTTACTGGGCTATATGCCGCAAAAATTCGGGCTGTATGAAGATCTGACCGTGATGGAAAACCTGACCCTCTATGCCGACCTGCGCAGCGTCACCGGCGAAACCCGGCAAAAAACCTTCCAGCGGCTGCTGGAGTTTACCGCGCTGGGGCCTTTTACCGGGCGGCTGGCGGGCAAGCTCTCCGGCGGGATGAAGCAGAAACTGGGGCTGGCCTGCACCCTAGTAGGCGAGCCGAAGGTTCTGCTACTGGATGAGCCTGGCGTGGGCGTAGATCCGATCTCCCGGCGTGAACTCTGGCAGATGGTGCATGAGCTGGCTGGCGACGGCATGCTGATCCTCTGGAGTACCTCCTATCTGGACGAGGCCGAACAGTGCCGGGATGTCCTGTTGATGAACGAAGGCAAGCTGCTCTACCAGGGCGATCCTACTGCCCTCACCGCCGGCATGAACGGTCGCAGCTTTCTGCTGCACAGCCCCGACGAAAACAACCGCCGTCTGTTGCAGCGGGTCCTGACGCTACCCCAGGTGAGCGACGGCATGATTCAGGGGAAATCGGTACGCTTGATCCTGAAAAAAGAGGCCAGCGCGGAGGATATTCGTCGCGCCCCGGGGATGCCGGACATTGTGATGAATGAGACCGCCCCCCGCTTTGAAGATGCGTTTATCGATCTGCTGGGTGGCGCGGGGACTGAGGAGTCCCCGCTTGGGGCCATTCTGCATACGGTTGAAGGCACGCCCGGCGAGACGGTGATTGAAGCCAAATCACTGACCAAAAAATTTGGCGATTTCGCCGCCACGGATGACGTTAACTTTGCCGTGAAGCGCGGAGAGATTTTTGGCCTGCTGGGGCCGAACGGCGCTGGGAAATCCACCACCTTCAAGATGATGTGTGGCCTGCTGGTGCCGACGTCCGGCAAGGCGCTGGTGCTGGATATGGATCTCAAGGTCAGCTCGGGCAAGGCCCGTCAGCATCTGGGCTATATGGCGCAGAAATTCTCGCTGTACGGCAACCTGACAGTAGAGCAGAACCTGCGTTTCTTCTCCGGGGTCTATGGCCTGCGGGGGCGAGCACAGAACGACAAGATTGCGCGCATGAGCGAAGCCTTCGGACTGAAAAGCATCGCCAGCCACGCCACCGATGCGCTCCCCCTTGGCTTTAAGCAGCGTCTGGCACTGGCCTGCTCCCTGATGCACGAGCCTGACATTCTGTTTCTGGATGAGCCCACCTCGGGGGTGGATCCCCTCACCCGCCGTGAGTTTTGGCTGCATATCAATAGCATGGTGGAAAAAGGGGTGACGGTGATGGTGACCACCCACTTTATGGACGAAGCGGAGTATTGCGATCGCATTGGGCTGGTCTATCGCGGCAAGCTGATTGCCCACGGTACGCCGGACGATCTTAAAGCGCAGGCCGCCGATGAAGCGATGCCTGACCCGACGATGGAGCAGGCTTTCATCACGCTGATTAACGACTGGGATAAGGAGCAAGGCCATGGCGCATAA
- the clsB gene encoding cardiolipin synthase ClsB, with protein sequence MKCSWQEGNRIRLLENGDNFYPAVFAAIGKAERRVILETFIWFEDGVGRQLHAAVLGAAQRGVQIEVLLDGYGSPDLSDDFVGELTAAGVVFRYYDPRPPLLGMRTNVFRRMHRKIVVIDDRIAFVGGINYSDEHMSDYGPEAKQDYAIEVEGPVVQDILQFELENLPGNAAARRWWKRRHRPEENTKPGEAQALFVWRDNEEHRDDIERHYLKMLANARREVIIANAYFFPGYRLLHAMRNAARRGVRVKLIVQGEPDMPIVTVGARLLYHYLVKGGVQIYEYRRRPLHGKVAVMDDHWATVGSSNLDPLSLSLNLEANLIIHDREFNHTLRENLNTIIEKDCVRVDESMVPKRTWWNLTKSVVVFHFLRHFPALVGWLPAHTPKLAQVDPPVQPEMETQDRVEAENTGAKP encoded by the coding sequence ATGAAATGCTCATGGCAAGAGGGTAACCGGATACGGCTTCTGGAAAACGGAGATAACTTTTATCCCGCCGTTTTTGCCGCCATTGGCAAAGCGGAACGCAGAGTTATTCTCGAAACCTTTATCTGGTTTGAAGATGGCGTAGGCCGCCAGCTGCATGCTGCAGTGCTCGGTGCGGCTCAGCGCGGTGTACAGATTGAAGTCCTGCTGGACGGCTACGGCTCACCCGATTTAAGCGATGATTTTGTCGGTGAGCTGACCGCGGCCGGCGTGGTGTTCCGATATTACGATCCACGCCCTCCCCTGCTGGGCATGCGTACCAACGTCTTTCGCCGTATGCACCGCAAAATTGTGGTCATTGATGACCGCATCGCCTTTGTCGGCGGCATTAACTACTCCGATGAACATATGTCGGACTACGGCCCGGAAGCCAAGCAGGATTACGCGATAGAGGTGGAAGGCCCAGTGGTGCAGGACATCCTACAGTTTGAGCTGGAGAACCTGCCCGGCAACGCCGCCGCCCGCCGGTGGTGGAAGCGCCGCCACCGCCCGGAAGAGAACACCAAACCCGGTGAGGCTCAGGCGCTGTTCGTCTGGCGTGACAACGAAGAACACCGGGATGATATTGAGCGCCACTATCTGAAGATGCTGGCTAACGCCCGTCGGGAAGTGATCATTGCCAATGCCTATTTCTTCCCGGGCTATCGGCTACTGCACGCCATGCGTAACGCGGCACGGCGTGGGGTTCGGGTGAAGCTTATCGTTCAGGGCGAGCCTGATATGCCGATTGTCACCGTAGGCGCGCGTCTGCTGTATCACTATCTGGTGAAAGGCGGCGTACAGATCTACGAATACCGCCGCCGTCCGCTGCATGGCAAAGTGGCGGTGATGGACGATCACTGGGCGACCGTGGGCTCCAGTAATCTCGACCCCCTTAGCCTCTCCCTGAATCTCGAGGCTAACCTGATTATTCACGATCGCGAGTTTAACCATACGTTGCGTGAAAACCTGAACACCATTATTGAAAAGGATTGCGTACGCGTGGATGAGTCGATGGTGCCGAAACGCACCTGGTGGAACCTGACAAAAAGCGTGGTGGTGTTCCACTTCCTGCGTCATTTCCCGGCGCTGGTTGGCTGGCTGCCCGCCCATACGCCCAAGCTGGCGCAGGTTGACCCGCCAGTGCAACCCGAGATGGAGACGCAGGATCGTGTCGAAGCTGAAAATACGGGGGCGAAACCCTGA
- a CDS encoding endonuclease/exonuclease/phosphatase family protein has protein sequence MSQQSRHFSLKVLTINIHKGFTAFNRRFILPELRDAVRTVSADIVCLQEVMGAHEVHPLHVENWPDTSHYEFLADTMWSDYAYGRNAVYPEGHHGNAVLSRYPIEHYENHDVSVGESEKRGLLYCRIALPEFDAPLHVASVHLGLREAHRRAQLDMMSTWVNGLPEGDPVVVAGDFNDWRQRANHPLKARAGLDEIFTRAHGRPARTFPVSFPLLRLDRIYVKNAHASAPTALALRNWRHLSDHAPLSAEIHL, from the coding sequence ATGAGCCAACAAAGCCGCCATTTTTCGCTAAAAGTGTTGACGATCAACATCCATAAAGGCTTTACGGCATTTAACCGCCGCTTTATTTTGCCGGAGCTACGCGACGCGGTTCGCACCGTCAGCGCGGATATCGTCTGCCTGCAGGAGGTGATGGGGGCGCACGAAGTGCATCCGCTGCACGTGGAGAACTGGCCCGATACCAGCCACTATGAGTTTCTTGCCGATACCATGTGGAGCGACTATGCCTACGGGCGCAACGCGGTCTACCCCGAAGGGCACCATGGCAATGCGGTGCTTTCACGCTATCCTATTGAACATTACGAAAACCATGACGTTTCGGTGGGCGAGAGCGAAAAGCGCGGGCTGCTCTATTGCCGTATCGCCCTGCCGGAATTCGACGCCCCCCTGCACGTGGCCTCTGTCCATCTGGGGCTACGAGAGGCGCACCGCCGGGCGCAGCTGGATATGATGTCCACCTGGGTCAATGGCCTGCCGGAGGGCGATCCGGTGGTGGTGGCCGGGGATTTTAATGACTGGCGCCAGCGGGCTAACCATCCGTTGAAAGCCCGAGCGGGATTAGATGAGATTTTTACCCGCGCCCACGGTCGACCGGCACGCACTTTTCCCGTTAGCTTTCCGCTGCTGCGTCTCGACCGTATTTATGTGAAAAATGCCCATGCCAGCGCCCCTACCGCGCTGGCGCTGAGAAACTGGCGTCACCTGTCCGACCATGCCCCTTTGAGTGCGGAGATCCACTTATGA
- a CDS encoding ABC transporter permease, which yields MAHNALSWRRVRALCIKETRQIVRDPSSWLIAMVIPLLLLFIFGYGINLDSSKLRVGILLEQQSEEALDFTHTMTGSPYIDATVSDNRQQLIQMMQAGRIRGLIVIPVDFAARMATPGDSAPIQVITDGSEPNTANFVQGYAEGIWQLWQMQRAEDRGETFEPLIDVQTRYWFNPAAISQHFIIPGAVTIIMTVIGAILTSLVIAREWERGTMEALLSTEVTRTELLLCKLIPYYFLGMLAMLLCMLVSVFILGVPYRGSLIVLFFITSLFLLSTLGMGLLISTITQNQFNAAQVALNAAFLPSIMLSGFIFQIDSMPAVIRAVTYIIPARYFVSTLQSLFLAGNIPAVLVVNLLFLIASAVMFIGLTWMKTKRRLD from the coding sequence ATGGCGCATAACGCCCTCTCCTGGCGCCGGGTGCGCGCACTCTGTATCAAAGAGACGCGGCAGATCGTGCGCGACCCCAGCAGCTGGCTGATTGCGATGGTGATCCCGCTACTGCTGCTTTTTATCTTCGGCTATGGCATTAACCTCGACTCCAGCAAGCTGCGGGTGGGCATTTTACTGGAGCAGCAGAGCGAAGAGGCGCTCGACTTCACCCATACCATGACCGGCTCACCCTATATCGACGCCACCGTCAGCGATAATCGCCAGCAGTTGATCCAGATGATGCAGGCCGGGCGTATTCGCGGTCTGATTGTGATCCCGGTGGATTTCGCCGCCCGAATGGCCACGCCGGGCGACAGTGCGCCGATCCAGGTGATCACCGACGGCAGCGAGCCCAACACCGCCAACTTTGTGCAGGGGTATGCGGAGGGGATCTGGCAGCTCTGGCAGATGCAGCGTGCCGAAGACCGGGGCGAGACCTTTGAGCCGCTTATCGATGTGCAGACCCGCTACTGGTTTAACCCGGCGGCCATCAGCCAGCACTTTATCATTCCCGGCGCGGTGACCATCATCATGACGGTGATTGGCGCCATCCTCACGTCGCTGGTTATCGCCCGTGAATGGGAGCGCGGCACCATGGAGGCGCTGCTCTCCACGGAGGTCACGCGTACGGAGCTGCTGCTGTGCAAGCTCATCCCCTACTATTTCCTCGGCATGCTGGCGATGCTGCTCTGCATGCTGGTGTCGGTCTTTATTCTGGGGGTGCCTTATCGCGGCTCGCTGATTGTGCTCTTTTTTATCACCTCGCTTTTCTTGTTGAGCACGCTGGGAATGGGGCTTCTCATCTCCACCATCACCCAAAACCAGTTTAACGCTGCCCAGGTGGCGCTGAATGCCGCTTTTTTACCCTCGATTATGTTGTCCGGGTTTATTTTCCAGATCGACAGTATGCCGGCGGTGATCCGCGCCGTGACCTATATCATTCCGGCGCGCTATTTCGTGAGTACGCTACAGAGCCTGTTTCTGGCAGGTAACATTCCGGCGGTGCTGGTGGTCAATCTGCTGTTTTTGATCGCCTCGGCGGTGATGTTTATCGGCCTCACCTGGATGAAAACGAAACGGCGACTGGATTAA
- the moaE gene encoding molybdopterin synthase catalytic subunit MoaE: MSETCIRVQTAPFNVGEEYRWLAERDEDGAVVTFTGKVRNHNLGDSVKALTLEHYPGMTEKALTEIVAGARERWALGRVTVIHRIGEMWPGEEIVFVGVTSVHRGSAFDAGEFIMDYLKTRAPFWKREATPEGERWVESRDSDKAAAHRW, translated from the coding sequence ATGAGTGAAACCTGCATCCGCGTGCAGACCGCGCCCTTCAACGTAGGTGAAGAGTACCGCTGGCTGGCCGAGCGCGACGAAGACGGCGCGGTGGTGACCTTTACCGGTAAAGTGCGTAACCACAACCTGGGCGACAGCGTTAAAGCGCTCACGCTGGAACACTACCCGGGGATGACTGAGAAAGCGCTGACGGAAATCGTTGCTGGTGCGCGCGAACGCTGGGCATTAGGGCGTGTCACTGTCATCCATCGCATTGGTGAGATGTGGCCGGGCGAAGAGATTGTCTTTGTCGGCGTCACCAGCGTTCATCGCGGCAGCGCCTTCGACGCGGGCGAGTTTATTATGGATTATTTGAAAACGCGCGCCCCCTTCTGGAAACGCGAAGCCACGCCGGAAGGTGAGCGCTGGGTCGAGTCCCGCGACAGCGATAAAGCCGCAGCCCATCGCTGGTAG
- a CDS encoding lysylphosphatidylglycerol synthase domain-containing protein, which yields MSKKHSRWRVAKKILTGLFFIAVAVLLVIYAQKVDWEDVGKVIRDYNPWILASAFGLVIVSYLIYGCYDLLGRAYCGHKLAKRQVMLVSFICYAFNLTLSTWVGGIGMRYRLYSRLGLPGSTITRIFSLSITTNWLGYILLGGVIFTAGVVQLPDHWYIDQGTLRIIGIVLLAMIAFYLWACAFAKRRHMTIKGQKLVLPSWKFALAQMAISAANWMAMGVIIWMLIGEDVNYFFVLGVLLVSSIAGVIVHIPAGIGVLEAVFIALLAGEHVSHGKIIAALLAYRVLYYFLPLALATVGYLILEGRAKKLRAKNEEAMQKQ from the coding sequence ATGAGTAAAAAACATTCCCGCTGGCGGGTGGCCAAAAAAATTCTCACCGGGCTCTTTTTCATCGCCGTAGCGGTGCTGCTGGTGATTTACGCGCAGAAAGTGGACTGGGAGGACGTGGGCAAAGTTATCCGCGACTATAACCCGTGGATCCTGGCGAGCGCTTTTGGTCTTGTGATAGTGAGCTACCTGATTTATGGCTGCTATGACTTACTGGGGCGGGCCTATTGTGGTCACAAACTGGCAAAGCGGCAGGTGATGCTGGTGTCGTTTATCTGCTATGCCTTTAACCTGACCCTGAGCACCTGGGTGGGCGGCATCGGTATGCGTTATCGCCTCTATTCCCGTCTTGGCCTACCCGGTAGCACCATCACCCGCATCTTTTCGCTGAGTATCACTACCAACTGGCTGGGCTATATCCTGCTGGGCGGGGTGATCTTTACCGCAGGCGTGGTGCAACTGCCCGACCACTGGTATATCGACCAGGGTACGCTACGGATTATTGGCATTGTGCTGCTGGCGATGATTGCGTTCTATCTCTGGGCCTGCGCCTTTGCTAAACGCCGTCATATGACCATTAAGGGCCAGAAGCTGGTACTGCCGTCGTGGAAGTTTGCGCTGGCGCAGATGGCCATCTCGGCGGCAAACTGGATGGCGATGGGAGTCATCATCTGGATGCTGATCGGCGAAGATGTGAATTACTTCTTCGTGCTTGGGGTTCTGCTGGTGAGCAGCATCGCCGGGGTCATCGTCCATATTCCTGCCGGGATCGGGGTGCTCGAGGCCGTATTTATTGCCCTGCTGGCCGGGGAACATGTTTCGCACGGCAAGATAATTGCCGCCCTGCTGGCGTACCGCGTGCTCTATTACTTCCTGCCGCTGGCGCTGGCGACGGTGGGGTATCTGATTCTGGAAGGTCGGGCGAAGAAGCTGCGGGCGAAAAACGAAGAGGCGATGCAGAAACAGTGA
- the moaB gene encoding molybdenum cofactor biosynthesis protein B — protein MSQVNAEFIPTRIAILTVSERRGEEDDTSGHWLREAAHDAGHQIVDKAIVKENRYAIRAQVSQWIASENVQVVLITGGTGFTAGDQAPEALLPLFDREVEGFGEVFRMLSFEEIGTSTLQSRAVAGIANNTLIFAMPGSTKACRTAWENIIAPQLDARTRPCNFHPHLKK, from the coding sequence ATGAGCCAGGTTAACGCCGAATTTATCCCGACGCGGATAGCCATTCTTACCGTCTCTGAACGCCGCGGCGAAGAGGATGACACCTCTGGTCACTGGCTGCGCGAGGCGGCGCATGATGCGGGCCATCAGATTGTCGATAAGGCCATTGTTAAAGAGAATCGCTACGCCATACGTGCGCAGGTCTCTCAGTGGATCGCCAGCGAAAATGTGCAGGTGGTACTGATCACCGGTGGCACCGGTTTTACGGCCGGGGACCAGGCACCGGAAGCGCTGCTCCCGCTCTTCGATCGCGAAGTCGAAGGTTTTGGCGAGGTGTTCCGTATGCTCTCCTTTGAAGAGATTGGCACCTCCACGCTGCAGTCGCGCGCAGTGGCTGGCATCGCCAATAACACCCTGATTTTTGCTATGCCGGGCTCCACGAAAGCCTGTCGTACCGCGTGGGAGAACATTATCGCTCCGCAGCTTGATGCCCGTACGCGCCCGTGCAATTTCCATCCTCATCTTAAGAAGTAA
- a CDS encoding YbhQ family protein, protein MKWQQRIRVATGLSCWQIMLHLAVVAVLVLAWTSGALVRVGLGLCVLYGVTVLLMLFLQRHHEQRWREVADVLEELTTTWYFGAAMIVLWLLSRVLQNNILLALAGLAILAGPAVVSLLTREKKLRDIASKHRVGH, encoded by the coding sequence ATGAAGTGGCAACAACGCATTCGCGTCGCAACCGGCCTGAGTTGCTGGCAGATTATGTTGCATTTAGCGGTTGTCGCTGTGCTGGTGCTGGCGTGGACCAGCGGAGCGCTGGTGCGCGTTGGGTTAGGTTTATGCGTGCTGTACGGGGTGACCGTCCTGCTGATGCTCTTTTTACAGCGTCACCATGAGCAACGCTGGCGTGAAGTGGCAGATGTGCTTGAAGAGCTGACCACCACCTGGTACTTCGGCGCAGCCATGATTGTGCTGTGGCTGCTGTCACGCGTGCTGCAGAACAATATATTACTGGCTCTGGCAGGCCTGGCCATCCTCGCCGGGCCGGCAGTGGTGTCACTGCTGACCCGGGAGAAAAAGCTACGCGATATTGCGTCTAAACATCGCGTAGGCCACTGA
- the moaC gene encoding cyclic pyranopterin monophosphate synthase MoaC → MSQLTHINAAGEAHMVDVSAKAETVREARAEAFVTMLPETLAMIIDGRHHKGDVFATARIAGIQAAKRTWELIPLCHPLMLSKVEVNLQAQPEQSRVRIESLCRLTGKTGVEMEALTAASVAALTIYDMCKAVQKDMVIGPVRLLAKSGGKSGDFRVESND, encoded by the coding sequence ATGTCGCAACTGACCCATATTAACGCCGCGGGTGAAGCCCATATGGTGGATGTCTCTGCCAAAGCGGAAACCGTACGCGAAGCGCGCGCAGAAGCCTTCGTCACCATGTTGCCAGAGACTCTGGCGATGATTATTGATGGCAGACACCACAAAGGCGACGTCTTTGCCACGGCGCGTATCGCAGGCATTCAGGCCGCTAAACGTACCTGGGAGTTGATTCCGCTCTGCCATCCGCTGATGTTAAGCAAAGTCGAAGTGAATCTGCAGGCCCAGCCGGAACAGAGCCGGGTGCGTATTGAGTCGCTGTGCCGTCTGACGGGTAAAACCGGCGTTGAGATGGAAGCCCTCACCGCCGCCTCGGTTGCGGCGCTGACCATCTATGACATGTGCAAAGCGGTCCAGAAAGATATGGTAATTGGCCCGGTGCGCCTGTTAGCGAAGAGCGGCGGTAAATCGGGGGATTTCAGGGTGGAAAGCAATGATTAA